Sequence from the Rutidosis leptorrhynchoides isolate AG116_Rl617_1_P2 chromosome 3, CSIRO_AGI_Rlap_v1, whole genome shotgun sequence genome:
gttataggttcgtgaatcaacagtggccaagtcttacttctcgacgaagtaaaaatctgtgaaagtgagttatagtcccacttttaaaatctaatatttttgggatgagaatacatgcaggttttataaatgatttacaaaatagacacaagtacgtgaaactacattctatggttgaattatcgaaatcgaatatgcccctttttattaagtctggtaatctaagaattagggaacagacaccctaattgacgcgaatcctaaagatagatctattgggcttaacaaaccccatccaaagtaccggatgctttagtacttcgaaatttatatcatatccgaagggtgtcccggaatgatggggatattcttatatatgcatcttgttaatgtcggttaccaggtgttcaccatatgaatgatttttatctctatgtatgggatgtgtattgaaatatgaaatcttgtggtctattgttatgatttgatatatataggttaaacctataactcaccaacatttttgttgacgttttaagcatgtttattctcaggtgattattaagagcttccgctgtcgcatacttaaataaggacgagatttggagtccatgcttgtatgatattgtgtaaaaactgcattcaagaaacttattttgttgtaacatatttgtattgtaaaccattatgtaatggtcgtgtgtaaacaagatattttagattatcattatttgataatctacgtaaagctttttaaacctttattgatgaaataaaggttatggtttgtttaaaaatgaatgcagtctttgaaaaacgtctcatatagaggtcaaaacctcgcaacgaaatcaattaatatgaaacgtttttaatcaataagaacgggacatttcacaccgtATACGAGCTTTTTGTCTTAGCATGTTGGTTTTAGATTTTTCTTTCACAATCCATTTCCTCCGAGTGTCTAACCATCGCACCCTATCCTCATCACTTAATCCCCCGTTTTCCGCTTTGTTTTCCCACACGGAAACCTCCTCTTTAAGAGTCTTGATTTCACCGTCAATGCTACCAAACTCAGTTTTACTCCAAGCCCTCAAATCAAATTTAACATTCTTAAGTTTGTCCCTAAAATTACAATCTTTCTTGGACCCACGCACATTATTCACCCAAGCATCAACAATAACCCTTTCGACACCCTCTTTATTAAACCATTCGTCGAAAACCTTGAAGTGTTTCGGGCCAAAATCAATGTATTTATCCCTAAGGACAAGAAGGCAGTGATCCGACTCCCTTCTATCCAATGCCATAACCGACAAGTCCTCCCATAATTTAAGGAACATTTCATTAATGAGGAACCGGTCCAACTTACTGAACTTCATTCCATCATCACTTATACGGGTAAACCTCTTGCCATTAATCAGGATATCTATGAGGTTGTTTCTGTCAATGAACTCGTTAAATCGTGAAGCACGAGATTGATTAAAGTCACAATTAAGTCGATCGGATTGGAACCGCACCTCATTAAAATCACCACATAGGATACAAGGCGAATCAATATCGTTCAAAAGAATGTCTAAAGCCCGCCACAATTCTTTTTTACCTGCGTCATTATGCGGACCATAGATGTTCACAATAACTGACTCGTGGCCTGACCCCAACCAATTTCCACGAATTGCAATAAAAAAATTGTTGCCTACTGCATTGTTGGCCATAAACCTCGAATTATCCCAAATAATTAACAGGCCACCCGAATAACCCACGGCTTCTTTCTGGATGTACCCACAGTTACCACTCCCCCATAAAGAATGAACCCACCCTTCATTTAAATAACGACATTTGGTTTCTTGAAACACCGCTATGTCCGGACGTTCATTGAGACATAATCCTTTCACCCACCCGAATTTACCCTCAACACCAAACCCGCGCACGTTTATCgacaaaatcttcataataagataaaTAACAGACGAAAATAAAGGGGTT
This genomic interval carries:
- the LOC139899787 gene encoding uncharacterized protein → MKILSINVRGFGVEGKFGWVKGLCLNERPDIAVFQETKCRYLNEGWVHSLWGSGNCGYIQKEAVGYSGGLLIIWDNSRFMANNAVGNNFFIAIRGNWLGSGHESVIVNIYGPHNDAGKKELWRALDILLNDIDSPCILCGDFNEVRFQSDRLNCDFNQSRASRFNEFIDRNNLIDILINGKRFTRISDDGMKFSKLDRFLINEMFLKLWEDLSVMALDRRESDHCLLVLRDKYIDFGPKHFKVFDEWFNKEGVERVIVDAWVNNVRGSKKDCNFRDKLKNVKFDLRAWSKTEFGSIDGEIKTLKEEVSVWENKAENGGLSDEDRVRWLDTRRKWIVKEKSKTNMLRQKARIRCEMSRSY